In the genome of Impatiens glandulifera chromosome 6, dImpGla2.1, whole genome shotgun sequence, the window GCTAATTTTGTTATACTTAATTATgacatgtttaaaaatattataataaatcaaaattagatTGAATGGTTATGATTTGTGATTGAGAAATAAAAGGACTAAGGGCACACATAAAAGGGAGGGCCTGGTTTATTTGTGACCAAATTTAATGGGTGATGTTAGTTggtctctctatatataaataataatttcttttataaatttggtttgaaaagacaaaattataactataattcaatatttttttaatatttcactGTTTCTTATTTCTCTCCCTCTCAAATTGTCTAGTGAAAGTTAAAAATCATTTGGTTCTTAGCACTttgatgactttttttttttataggattctttgttttttttttcaaccacTTAAATCTAGATTTAAAttgatgttatatttttaatccgATATATTCTGGAACGGATCCAGAAATTAGCGTTAGAGTgagcttaaaaaaatattatagattcactggaaaaaaataaaataatatatagttaaaacgaattactattattatttttataagtttggaATAAGTAAATTACTgctttaatgttaattattttaaaattttattttttattataaaactttataaatataatgaaagtaaaaagttttaagagataaataaatactaaaaaattataaaaattatcatcaaactaaccctaaaaataactaaaatcaaaataaccaTAAATTAGTCTAAtcttaaaattttgagttttttctaAAAGAActtatttgatcaaaattaaaaaaaaaagagttttttttggTTTGGTATTGATTAAAGATTAAGATactcttaatttctttttatctattttgaataaacatttttttaataaaatagaagagagtacataaataaaataatatatgatttcattaaaacaaaattaatttaaaaaacttaagaGCATTCCATCGGTAGGTACAAATCTGATGTGGACAAAATTTGTACCTGAGTACACTAATGGTGAGATGGATACAAATCTGGAGAGTAGCAAAGTTTTGCTACCGGGTACAAATGAGAAAAAGCCAAAAAAAGTGGTCCCCACCCCACTTttttatgcaaaaaaaaaataaacatttaaaaattttaaaaaataaacatttaaacatttaataaaataaacatttaaaaataaatataaccgttttttctaaaaagttaacgtgtgtttttttttaattttttatttaaaaaatgaccgtttttaaaaatatgaccgttttttcaaaatatgaccgttatattattttttttatacatatgattatattttttattatttaaataaaatctataaatagaggTTAATacactatctaatttatctcaTATTCCCTTCAAGAAATCtcaaaaaaatggaaaataattCTTCTCAAGATTCATTTATCCGTCcccaaattttaatataatttataaatattagttttattaatttaaacaaattaatataaataaaaataaaacaagattacttgaattattgaattaaaaaatattgtatgaatTAGATGATGTGGATGGTGGGACCACAATTGTACTTGAGATGGTTGAGAAATAGAGGTATAAATTGAgaggtataatttatttgtgatgtgGCTGCTGATGTGGCACATATTTGTATCTATGTATGGGTACAAGGATGGAGATACTCTAATGTCAAACACTCTCGGTACCTCTCTCTCTTCCATCACTCACATAGGAAAAAACGTGGGCTTAAGCTCGGAGCAGCCCTAGGTGTATCCGTCTCTGGACATATTGTTTAGTCGGATCGAATTTTTcatccaaaattttataattcaaataatacttCAAGTTTTTTGAATCGTTTGTTGCTCATATATATCCGTCAAATGTCTTAGTGATATTTTTTCGAGTATGTGTACATCTCTTCACAGCAACAAGGAGGATGAAATTGTCAGTTTTGTAGTTATTTCTCTTTTGTTCAATAAAGAGTTTTTGAAGTTGGTCTTTTATCTGAAGCCCACCCTCTTACAAGTATTTTCCCTTTATTTGTActgactttattttttattttttaatttgatcatattGGTAGATGATTAGTTATCACATGACAACATATTTTATTGCGTTGTTTACCGACCCACGGACAATGACAAATTTCATTGTCACTCATAATTTTTGGTGGAGATTCTTCTGACACAACATGATTGATTTGTTCGgcttgttttaatttttctctcGTCGTTTTGGAACTCAACGAGTTCGTATTTGGAGTTaccttaaaaaaaactttaagatTGTCGGATCTTCTTCattggaattttaatttttgcaaatttattatattttttgatatctagatttttatttagatttagttgttttgattttttaaattttttttattgtttacaaattaatatttcatatataactTCTTATTTGAGAATCAACTCTTAATAAAAAGAATGAgagatttaatatttattcatcaCAAAACTGATGTCTCATATTTGAAAACCCTACAAAGTCATTTTTTTGGACCTAGTTTGGAAACTTAAATCttggtttgaaaaaaaataaaatatgtatatatatatatatataatttatttattttttatttttgtaagatattttattcggatattattttagataaaaataatattataaaattaatacatttaataatgtatttttgataattatttttaaataaaaattaaaagtcttGCATAATGACAAATGTTGTacggttaatttttttttattaaaaaagcaATAAAAACATGGGCTATTAACAATGCTATTTCTTTTTAGCTTTCATTGTAGTTTTGTTTTTGGTAATAAAAAGTTCGTTTTCTCTCAATTATTGCTTGGGATTGGGGAATATATATGGTTTATTTAATATACaccgattttattttatttttcattatagaaagaaaaagagGTTTGAACAACACTTacaggaaaaaaaaatagaataataaatgAAGCAAACAAGATAAACAAATAGTTAGAAAGTgtcaaaagataaaataaacaTGACAATAAAAAGATCAATATACTTCATTCCAAACCTTAGCACGATGAAACTCATGAATAATCATCGTTCAAGGtgattttaataacaaaaactcACATAGTTTTTGCATGCTATATAATCCACACAAATTATTGTCCATCTGCAAAATCTTTGCAAAGCCTAATTCAAGCATCCcaatattatttaatctctACCTAACATAATTCAATGAGTTCCACAAAAACTAGCCGATCTTGAATACAAATGGATAATGAATTAGAATGAGAAAATTCAGTCTGAGAagatttttcttaatttgatcGGTAATTGACCTGGGATATGATATTGATGACATTTGTGTCTCTTATCCCGAACATAAATAAAAACCTGGGATACGATATTGATGGCATTTGTGTCTCTTGTCTAgaacataaataaaaacaaataaatatataacatcataagtatacttatttattttttacatttaataaaaataaaaatttattatttataataatataaatttttaatatattaaactatatagtatataatatatatatttatttactataaaaaaaaatggaacatCCGCATGTGACTCTCTGTCTCATCCGTACGACTGCCCCTTTCTAAtgataaaagttaaaaagacattatttttgtaatttctaAGTCAactgaaatattaattttttgtgtGCATGTGTATTTCAGGCTCAATTAATacttcattaataataataataagctaCAATATTTCATAATGGAAtccactttaatttttttattcagattatttaaataatattaattaatccaaTATCAttacaatttcatttttttatacttataattaaatttataaaataaaatactaaaatacttttaattttaatttaaagttttttttatcaaaattattacgaattattaatttatttttccctcatcattttttaatatcccgatggacaaaaaaaaatataaaaaaaaaccatatctctcataatatttaaatgtacCCAATTAGAGATGAACAAAAAAATCCGAAAATTcgataaacaaaaaataacttATCGATTTCGatttcattttattgatttatcgATTCTAACATTTCCGGTTAAACGACTTTTTACCGATTAAACGGTTtgatttttagttatattttatattaattttttttgtaaagatatacaaattatcattttaaaataacttataatttatataaaattataaaaatataattaaaatctaaaatatgtaaaattatttttataatattacagtaatataaaattataaattataattataataaaatttcataaaaattaaattactaatttccgataaactaattaaacttatataataCCAATCGATtaaccaatttataaaattaaaaataaaatcgaatTTAACCGAAATCATTTAAGAGCATCTACCCCGAATCAAACCAGGGCTTTTACATGATTAAATATTTGCAAGTACTacaattgatataaaaaaaaagaaaagaaaaaaatgtaagagTTTGTGATTAATAAGAAACATAATATAAAGTTTGGGattgatttaaatatatgaaaaaacaacaaaacaataatcatcaaaGACGACGTCGTTTATCCAGCGGAGATCTAGGGCATAATAACTTATCATCATTGAAAAATAAACACACTTCGGCTCTCTGCTTCTTCTCCCTCCTATCTGGTTTTCACTTCATCTTCAAGAAGGTACGTCAATTTTAGCATCCATTTGAACTTTCTCTATCTGTTTTACAAGTTAcgttttccttttcttttgtttttttttgctTTAGAACGTTTCCATGATGTTTTAGCACACTAACAGAAGATTGAACTCTTAATTTGAATGTTCTTTGTCTCCCTGTCTGTTATGAACTCACATTAGATATTTAAAGTACTGTTGTATGCTAATCTTTGTAATTGTGTAGAAGTGTTTGGCAATCAAATTGTTCTAATATTTAGGATGCATTTAAGGTGACTATGTTGGCTGTTTGTTCATTACATATATATGTATGCTTACCGATAGTAGTCAAATTTCTGTGGTATACTGTATGGAATTCGAGGAATGCAGATTGGGATTATAAAGAAGAGTAAGAGTAGTTAAAAGAGGAATGCTCACAGTAGAATcagaattttaaaactatagggttttgtatgattttgttgtttgttactgtaatctttgtttgtttgtttccaaTCAGATACTCTAGGGTCGTTATTTGTCATCCtttctcccacttttgggcTTTATAATGAagctgttttccaaaaaaaaattaatttatgtggTATCTACATTTTTAGTGTCTTTATATGTGGTGAATTATTTGATAGCTGTGTTCATGTGTGGGTAGGTATCCTTTTCTTTTGTAAATCTATGGGGTTTCATTTTTTTGAATGATATTTTGCCATATTCAGTTATCAGGGATTGATTtcccattgttgaagaattcacaCATTGTAGTTTCCTAAGAATAAGATAAGGATATGTCAGGTGTGGGTGTCCAGTCATATTAGTTTTGGATGATAACTAGTTTGTAGTATGGGTAAGAAGGATGTCTTAAGTACATCCTTTACCATTGCTGAGATTTCATGAAAGTATTCCATTCAGAAAAAAAGAACTTAAGCtcgtaatattattttttccttttcttttccttCTCGTAAATGAGGAATATCATATCACCTCCTCTTTTAACACCATTCCAGCACCTATGTGTTGGGTTCAGGTTCCTTATGTCTACTGATACAGCAAGGGAAAATGCTTCTGTTGTTGACTCATCTTTGACAGAATGGAAGAATGATACAGGAACTGTGGATGATCCAGGTAACAATTAGGTACCATGATCATTTCACAATTTATTGACGGCTGCTGACTCCTAGAAATCAATCAAATATGAACcagtcattattattattattattattattataaatcttttacTCATTAGTCAAACAAATACATTGTGCCTCAGAATAGGTTTAACCATAAACATGTTCTTGTCATCCATGACTATGctgtgtttattttttattgtttattttgttttttaaataaggtcgattttttattgaaatcgaGAGTTGAACGCAAGAAACGTTCCTAAACAGCTTGCAAAAAAAAGAGGGCTTGCAAAAAAAAGAGGGTGAAGAAAAAGAATTTTTATCGTTTTTTATTACTTGTAACAAAAATACCTATAATAGCACAGGATATTTTTTTATGACCATTGTGCAGTCATGGTGGATGCACATATTGATCCACATGGCCTATTGTCGCCATGTAATATAAGTTCTACTGACCAATGCCTATTCAATGTGTGTATGTCATGGGTCTACATgagaaattttaaaacaaagttGTTTTTACTCCATCTGGGTGCATCATTAGGCGCAATGGTGTTCTTTAGACTTAAAGGTTCTTCCTCTCTTTCTTGGTTAATGCCTGGAAATTATTAAGCTGTTTAAGAATGTATCCATTCTTCCGTTGTAGAGTTGCATTTAATGGTTTGTACAAGTGGATGTATAATCACCTAGATGGTGCTTTCATACCTTTTTGTtcttaatcaatattttaatctgGATAAAACTTTCTTTGAGGAAGCCCTTTTCAATTCCATAGTCCTAGGGGAGGGATGTCCACAACAGAATATTGCTGTCTGATGGGTATTTTGTTTTCATCTTCCTTGATAGTAAATTCTCCAGATGAATTTACAATCTCTCTGTTTGAAGATTTTTCTCCTTGTCTAGACTAGATTCTACTTCATCTGTAATTAagtatacttattttattagttcACTTTGGAGAAAACAATTGATCTTTGGCTGTTCCTCATACCTTAATCAGAACATAACATGATCtgaagttattaatatatttgtagatgtaataatataataataatactgaAAAATCGGAATATCTGTCAGAGACTCCAAGCTGTCGACGAAATGAAGATCCCCCCTCTGCAATGCAACAAATACTAGGCTATGATCAGATGGAAAACTCAAAAGAAATTGTAAATGGTAATTTGTGTGGAACGAGATACTTCGTTATCAAGAGCTTGAGCCATGAAAATATTCAGTTATCAGTAGAGAACGGTATTTGGGCCACTCAAGTTATGAATGAACCCATTCTAGAAGATGCCTTTCATGTAAAGTCTCCTCTTTAGATTAATTTTATGAATAGATTGCTCAACTGTGTTAATTCACACAATAGTCtgtcatttttctttttcttgcaGAATTCTAGGAGAGTGATATTAATATTCAGTGTCAACATGAGTGGCTTCTTCCAAGGATATGCTGAAATGATGTCATCTGTTGGGTGGAGAAGAGATACTGTATGGACTCAAGGAACTGGAAGCAAGCATCCTTGGGGACGTAGTTTTAGGATCCGATGGCTGAGATTACATGATTTACCTTTTCAGAAGACACTTCATCTTAGAAATCCACTAAATGGCTATAAGCCTGTAAAAATTAGTAGAGATTGCCAGGTATTTAGGGTTTGGTTGGATGTGTATTATTTGTGATTAATTTCAATTCATACACTATTCAATCAACAATCTACTCAaccacatcattcaaatcatcaaccaaagtACCCTCTCTTTCTAagaaatgatattattattattttgttatatactTATACCCCTAAtgtctttttacccaaataacctgattttcaataacctacatcaaacagattatttgaaaataaccacttgggtcattcaaataacccaagatcaagcAAGGCCTAtacatatttttctctttcttttctgtTTGGCTGTATTTTCATTTCCCCTGTTATTTGGCATGATTTACAGGAGTTACctcaacatataggagaagcTCTTTGTGATCTTTTTGGTGAGAAGGATGATTTGGATGCTAACTTCAAAATGTATGACTTTCTTGGCATAAGAATGTTACTGATGATGCCAATTTTGGAATGACGTGATTCTCTTGTTGTTGCTGCTATCGCAGGGATGAATTTCTTTCCGAAAGGCCATGTCTAGAATCTCGAAGTTCTATGCAAAATGAAGCATTTGGCATCCCTCCATTGCAGATGGGATGGGCTAATAATTCTCCCATGATTTATTCTTCCTTGTTTCATCCACATTATCAAGCTGAAGCAAATAGATACCCTGGCTCAGCTAAGTTTGCTCATCATAAACAGTCACGAGTTAATTTGGGCAATAACAATTGTCAACAACTAGATCAGATTAGTTCATCTCATCATGAATGTCGAGGTTTGTCCGCAGAAAGAAGCTCCCTCATGAGTACACTGACAGATGATAACATCCTTGAAATGGTATTACTCTAAATATCCTTCTTGAATTGCACTCATGTTTATTTTCTCGTAACAATTTGAATCTTGTTTAATATTGATGCAGTCATATGAGGAATATCTGGAAGCCCATAGCCGGAGCAGCAAACGCTTGTACCAACCTGTTAGTGTACATTCATTTCTTTCAATCTTGATAAGatgtatttttgtttgataaaagaaGCAATTTATAAATGTTCATTGTTTTGTTGTTGTTCAGAGGATGATTTATAGCCCAActtgaaaacattttttctttttttcttgtgGATTTGGATCTGAATGAAGATACATAAACATTTGAAAACTAAACTTAGTCAATGACATAttcagattttttgttttgtttcgaAAGACATTTCCAAAAAGGGTCATGTATTTGTCTCAAGTCTCTTAAAAACTAGCACATCTGTTGTTCTTGTTGAAATGTATGACAAAATCCATACAATTGACCTTGTTTTGATCAAGGTTCTTGAATATCAGTTTAGTTTTTTTCCCTTCTTTGATGTTCCTTTTGACGTTCATTTGAGGTTGTTTGTTATTATGTTTAGATTTAACTTGTTATAACTTTGGTCGCAACTTGATCTGTAACTGGTTTATTAAAGCGTGACCTTGTCATCTTTCGTGGATGAATGAATATAGTGTTTTagatgatgatttgaatgatgtcaTTGTTTAGTAGATGGTTTATTGGACAGTtgattaatcaaaattaatatcgaataacccacatcaaagaAAGCCTTGGAGCTTGTCTTCTGTAGGCTTATTGTTTTTGGAGAAAACcctgtttgatgaaaaagttgaCACTCATCTCGGATGATATTTTTGACAGGTTGTTGGCGTATCTCGCGAAAAAAGGGAATCAACTAGTAAAGATGATAATGGCGGCTCTGATTCATCGTGAGTCAAATGGAAATTTGTGTATTATCAAAAGAAACTTTGTTCGTTTCATTATCCGACGAAGTGGTCTCATGTCTGCAGGCAAACGGATCAAagtgagaagaagaagatgaagaaaaggaagaaccaccatcatcatcaatcatctGTATGATTTTGCAGAACTATCTTATATACCAATATGTACATTGACTTGTTGGAATTTTACCATTCTCTTGGAGGGAagagaataaaaatatgaatcccTCCCCTAAACACACAATATGGTACAAAAATGTGCCCTCTTTGTTATTTTCTTCGTAACAACTTAACTTTTTTCGACATCTTATTGTACATAGGTTCGATCAGAACTTATAACAATCGGATTTCTTTGttgtttgaactttttttttcctAGATACCATTATAGCCATTTCTTTCATTCTTAGTACAATATTTACTTGGTTTTTTCAGCTTATCATATGTAGTGTAATTATTTGAAAAGCTTGGTTTAATAAATTTAGCATGAAGAATAATATGCatacataattttgttttatttcattgGATAATAATGTGGAAATTACATCAGATTTATAGTTTAACTGATATCCTGTTTCTTACTACGTGCTTACTGTAAAGAGATTTCCACACAAGTGATCCTTGTACAAACGAAGGATTCGACGACTGAGCTCTGTCGTGGTCGGATTTCTTGTTCTTGAATATCACTTCGTACGTTAATTTCTGTCCGGCTTCTGAGAAATGAAGTGTTTTAGGCACAACCTCAATACTCACCCCTGTTATTTCAATCCCCACCTTGTATGTAGAATTCTTTGGTCCAACATTTGTCACTGTCCTATTGTATCTACTCGATAAGTTGCGGAGACTGACTTCGAATGTTGGATAGTTAAGTTCTGCCTCATAAATGCTTCCGACAATGGAGCAATCCACTGACTGTTTTGTGATTGCTTTGATTTCGTTATTGGTGTAGTTCAAGCCGCATAAGTATGGGACGTAATCCTCGGCTGTGAGGTCGTATATCAAGCCTGGATCGACAGCCTTTGACGGGTTAACATGGCCAGCTCCTACAGCGAATATGTCTGCCGGTAAATACTTCTCGTTTAGGATCGGTGTTCCGCCCAGGTTGACCAAATCGGCTGTGGTCATCATGGCCGACTTGATGGCAGCCGGCGACCAATCAGGATGGGCACTCTTAATGAGAGCTGCGATTCCTGTGAGATGGGGAGTGGCCATGGACGTCCCGGAAACGATGTTGAAGTTTGATTTTAAATCTGATTCAGAATTAATCTTGTCAAAAGGGATATTCCATGCAGCTAAAATGTTGTTTCCAGGTCCAATAATGTCGGGTTTAAGTATTCCTGGACTGGCCCTGTTGGGGCCTCTAGACGAAAAAAAGGCAACTGCCGGGGCGGTTTTGTCTCCGATGACGGTTCCTTTGAAAACAATAGTGGCGGTTGGATTATGAGTAGAGTTTATGTAATCCAATATCTTTACTCCGGCGGCATAGCTGACTGCAGTTGCTGGCAACAAGTGAATTTTGGCCTGTATGGTGTATCCACTGTTTTCTCTGTTGGCTAGAATCATGGCGACGCCGCCAGCGTCGCGAACCGTCGGTCCTTTTTCAACCCCTAAAGCGTCACCTCCCTCTTGGCATAACACTATCTTACCTTTAAAATCGGACTTGTTTAAAGTTCCCGGAGCACAGAATGAggattttttatgtttgaagCCGGCGAATATAAGTGGAATTTGCATGGATTTGAAGTTTTTCGGCTGAAAGATTGATTCCCCGTCGAATTCCAGTTGATTTCCCAACACTGCCGTGGCTTTTATCGTCCTGTCCATTGTGCTAGCTCCAACCGTTAGAATCCAGGGAGATTCATTCGACACAGTGGACTGGAAAGGACCGCCATTCCCGGCAGCACAACTAACAAAAATCCCTTTTGATATCGCGGCATACGATCCTATAGCCATTACATCCTTGTAAAACGGCTCCGACTCGCCGCCTATAGATATCGACATCACGTCGACACCATCCTCGATGGCTGCGTCCATCCCCGCCAAGATATCTGAATCAGAACAACCACCGAACAAGCACACTCTGTAAATTGCTAAATGTGACAGGGGAGCTATTCCAGCTGCCGTGCCAGATGCTTGACCGAAAACATTGGCACCAAAAACTATGTTTCCCGCAGCCGTGCTCGCCGTGTGAGTCCCGTGGCCAATAACGTCTATCGGTT includes:
- the LOC124941656 gene encoding subtilisin-like protease, whose product is MAFIFILVLLSMFNFAISQKDDSNPHEIYIVQLSLPHDSLSEDQIQTHYHSFLPSNSVAKSRMIHSYRHVMHGFAASLTPQEAMEMGKRNEVISIRPQRIIPLQTTHTPSFLGLNPNFGAWPISNFGKGVIIGVLDSGITPNHPAFNDDGLSPPPTKWKGKCELNGTVCNNKLIGARNFLSETPGEPIDVIGHGTHTASTAAGNIVFGANVFGQASGTAAGIAPLSHLAIYRVCLFGGCSDSDILAGMDAAIEDGVDVMSISIGGESEPFYKDVMAIGSYAAISKGIFVSCAAGNGGPFQSTVSNESPWILTVGASTMDRTIKATAVLGNQLEFDGESIFQPKNFKSMQIPLIFAGFKHKKSSFCAPGTLNKSDFKGKIVLCQEGGDALGVEKGPTVRDAGGVAMILANRENSGYTIQAKIHLLPATAVSYAAGVKILDYINSTHNPTATIVFKGTVIGDKTAPAVAFFSSRGPNRASPGILKPDIIGPGNNILAAWNIPFDKINSESDLKSNFNIVSGTSMATPHLTGIAALIKSAHPDWSPAAIKSAMMTTADLVNLGGTPILNEKYLPADIFAVGAGHVNPSKAVDPGLIYDLTAEDYVPYLCGLNYTNNEIKAITKQSVDCSIVGSIYEAELNYPTFEVSLRNLSSRYNRTVTNVGPKNSTYKVGIEITGVSIEVVPKTLHFSEAGQKLTYEVIFKNKKSDHDRAQSSNPSFVQGSLVWKSLYSKHVVRNRISVKL
- the LOC124942439 gene encoding YTH domain-containing protein 1, yielding MSTDTARENASVVDSSLTEWKNDTGTVDDPETPSCRRNEDPPSAMQQILGYDQMENSKEIVNGNLCGTRYFVIKSLSHENIQLSVENGIWATQVMNEPILEDAFHNSRRVILIFSVNMSGFFQGYAEMMSSVGWRRDTVWTQGTGSKHPWGRSFRIRWLRLHDLPFQKTLHLRNPLNGYKPVKISRDCQELPQHIGEALCDLFGEKDDLDANFKMDEFLSERPCLESRSSMQNEAFGIPPLQMGWANNSPMIYSSLFHPHYQAEANRYPGSAKFAHHKQSRVNLGNNNCQQLDQISSSHHECRGLSAERSSLMSTLTDDNILEMSYEEYLEAHSRSSKRLYQPVVGVSREKRESTSKDDNGGSDSSQTDQSEKKKMKKRKNHHHHQSSV